In the Nitrososphaerota archaeon genome, CTGTAGAAGCTTTCGGTGAAGATGCAGGAGTCCAGTCCGTACCTTGACTTGCTGCCTATATCAATAGCTTCGTTCTCATCTTTTACCCTCATTACTGTGACGACGGGGCCGAAGGTCTCCTCCCACGCGATCCGCGCTGACTGAGGCACCTTGTCTAGAAGGGTAGGTTCATGGTAGCAGTCCTTGAAGTTTCCTCCTTTGCGGAGATCTGCACCTTTATCGATAGCGTCTTGGACTAGGCTGTGCACCCACTCTGCTGCTCTCTGCGAGATGAGCGGGCCCACTCTGGTATCCTTGTTACGCGGGTCTCCGCCCACCCATTTATCCATCTCCTTATCGACCTTATCCACAAACTCATCAGCAACGTTTTCTTGGACTAGTACTGCGCTGATTGCATCACATCTTTGACCAGCGTTCTTCAAGGAACCGGCGACGCATTTGTTGGCTGCAAGATCAAGGTTTGCGTCATCTAGGACAATGGCCATTCCTTTCCCACCGAGCTCTAGGTGAAGCTTCTTGATGCCTGCATGCTGCGCAATGAATTTACCTACGCCAGTGCTTCCTGTGAAGTTTATCGCGCCTACACGTTCATCCGAGACCAGCGCACTGCCAATGTCGTCACCTGTGCCGGTTACGATGTTCAACACACCTTTGGGCAGGCCAGCCTCCTCCAGAACCCTACCGTACATCAACATAACCAGCGGGTCGGCGCTGGCGCATTTAGCGACCACCGCATTCCCAGCTAGGAGCGACGGAATAATCTTGGCTGATCCGATGAAGAGCGGA is a window encoding:
- a CDS encoding aldehyde dehydrogenase family protein; protein product: MKVKGKLEIQLNSFFEPIYDNVHDVPVFKLLIDGKWRSAENHETFEVKSPIDLSTVARAQMASPEDVKSAIDAADKNQNKIRDIPGIGRVEMFRKAADILSQHMEEFINTLMLESGKIREDAEGEVQATIDRMKLTMEEARSIFGEYIPGDWSEDTTQKMALVIRQPVGIVAAISPFNYPLFIGSAKIIPSLLAGNAVVAKCASADPLVMLMYGRVLEEAGLPKGVLNIVTGTGDDIGSALVSDERVGAINFTGSTGVGKFIAQHAGIKKLHLELGGKGMAIVLDDANLDLAANKCVAGSLKNAGQRCDAISAVLVQENVADEFVDKVDKEMDKWVGGDPRNKDTRVGPLISQRAAEWVHSLVQDAIDKGADLRKGGNFKDCYHEPTLLDKVPQSARIAWEETFGPVVTVMRVKDENEAIDIGSKSRYGLDSCIFTESFYRMWKISKQLKVGGITINDLPKHGVGFFPFGGSKESGIGREGIGFSIDEMTYLKTIVFNLEPAGLGKAKRRYL